The Toxoplasma gondii ME49 chromosome XII, whole genome shotgun sequence genome includes a region encoding these proteins:
- a CDS encoding hypothetical protein (encoded by transcript TGME49_248900~Predicted trans-membrane domain (TMHMM2.0):509-532:758-781:831-854:865-885:904-927) — MPSDPPESPRAPVRSDDASRFGSLESVAPDLPFPDHSGLLASPTQAAKNETSDAAAAEAEQGGDSLTLAAAASTRDAQTNFPEQRETPNTPLWPGADEPPRVWLEESETTQEEGKEAKSRDTSRCVSPSLLSTLRDLAATLTPRLEDGERRHAHFSPDPIDPASSNAANGSQALIEPSDVPLSFPKDQVSSAANMPDSTASVSPADKHRKADKPKSQDQPANTVDLASSAEEVAPVVKLTIPPLPLALPEASSGLRQRTETRESLTETPESAATVGTASTFLPAFASSSRSSVFSENAIDVHDGGHPSSAAALSQAPRGEAPPKGPRGRWHMCQLRSLLKRGRSRFMTRKNLWDYCEECMTNVWKLLQLSPGERGDVEIFGREGKEPIEYPLRLDKPAGETYEHEDEEEELEDTDSGRMTASPRRFANDKRERAYIRANHSLFERRFSGPYNLSMALMAAAATAAAFGALFLQVCFPLVFLTDAFPSFSTPFKGSFSDSLESPARISALAVLTWFAFLLLVACTVMLPHLCFRHISPHTFHRLSSLFPSFRPPPGPPASSSPPFFSFKAPFSLSPSPVELRATPAPATIHAADASPASSPALSEALQDAEDALFASTFLRIYRRCMLGDISGAEALAEEAVALSDSQAWREECMHVGGKNEENGLKEGNGQKGESRAREAPLSPRALSRALEENKKLEAIQESRRRASETRKAIMCSITEVTLHPSAVSISSKEEEEEKRNLVPLLDYEAAVRRHICRGACLLGGMALGCVFARLLLLVCLKGSSLDSDRSPAAGEAGVSRFPFLESGTVRLSAVSAEPAFSLPVALTAYARWLSLEVVSLLAVLQFVTAALVLRPREDAGILQRLLAIACSLLVFLGLAELALVDSGIAGVPTGFWIVAKVPELLAVTLSVGLRVFLLCVALVAARVSELHERQLFFGRTPRLSSSLSTLPLPSSSVPPSPAVLCATSRTAAAAATILALAAKRRSS; from the exons ATGCCGTCTGATCCTCCCGAGTCACCTCGAGCTCCTGTCCGTTCCGACGACGCGTCGAGGTTCGGTTCACTCGAATCGGTGGCACCTGACTTGCCGTTTCCAGATCACTCTGGCTTGCTCGCAAGTCCCACGCAGGctgcgaagaacgagacTTCAGACGCTGCGGCAGCTGAGGCTGAGCAAGGCGGCGATTCGTTGACGCTTGCGGCTGCCGCGAGCACGCGAGACGCCCAAACGAACTTTCcagaacagagggaaacgcCGAATACGCCGCTATGGCCAGGCGCCGACGAGCCTCCACGTGTCTGGCTCGAGGAATCAGAGACTACccaagaggaaggaaaggaagcgaaatCGCGTGACACGTCACGTTGTGTCTCGCCGTCGCTTTTGTCGACCCTGAGGGACTTGGCTGCCACGCTTACCCCTCGCCtggaggacggagagagacgtcATGCACACTTCAGTCCGGATCCTATCGACCCTGCGAGCAGCAACGCAGCGAACGGTTCCCAGGCGCTCATCGAGCCGTCCGACGTTCCCTTGTCTTTCCCGAAAGATCAGGTTTCTTCCGCAGCCAACATGCCGGATTCGACCGCGTCCGTATCTCCAGCAGACAAACATCGAAAAGCCGATAAGCCGAAAAGCCAGGACCAACCAGCCAACACGGTGGACCTCGCTTCCAGTGCTGAAGAGGTGGCACCCGTCGTTAAGCTTACCATCCCCCCTTTACCCCTTGCTCTTCCCGAGGCTTCGTCGGGTCTCCGCCAACGAACCGAAACGAGGGAGTCGCTCACAGAGACCCCCGAGAGTGCGGCGACAGTAGGAACTGCTTCGACCTTCTTGCCagctttcgcttcttcgtctagATCTTCCGTTTTTTCGGAAAATGCTATCGACGTGCACGACGGCGGCCACCCCTCTAGCGCCGCAGCTCTTTCTCAAGCTCCGCGTGGAGAAGCTCCACCGAAAGGCCCTCGAGGCAGGTGGCACATGTGCCAACTGCGTTCTCTTttgaagagaggcagaagccgaTTCATGACCAGGAAAAATCTGTGGGACTACTGCGAAGAGTGCATGACTAACGTTTGGAAGCTCCTCCAGCTTTCgccgggagagagaggcgacgtaGAAATCTTCGgcagagaggggaaagaacCGATCGAATACCCGCTGCGACTAGATAAACCTGCGGGGGAGACGTACGAGCACGAAGATGAGgaggaggaactcgaggacACCG ATAGCGGGAGAATGACAGCCTCTCCTCGCCGGTTCGCAAACGATAAGCGCGAACGTGCCTACATACGAGCCAACCATTCATTGTTCGAGAGGCGCTTCTCAGGCCCTTACAATTTGAGCATGGCCCTGATGGCTGCGGCCGCGACAGCCGCCGCTTTCGGAGCACTGTTTCTGCAG GTTTGCTTCCCGTTGGTTTTTCTGACCGACGCCTTTCCATCGTTTTCGACGCCCTTTAAAGGCTCGTTTTCCGACTCCCTCGAATCTCCGGCGCGGATCTCGGCCTTGGCGGTGCTGACTTggtttgcgtttctcctgctgGTTGCGTGTACAGTAATGCTGCCCCATCTCTGTTTCCGTCACATTTCTCCGCACACCTTCCAcagactctcttctctgtttccctcgtTTCGACCGCCTCCGGGTCCGCCAGCCTCTTCGTCCCCgcccttcttttccttcaaagccccgttctcgctctctccgtcgcctgtcgAGCTGCGTGCGACACCTGCCCCCGCTACGATACATGCAGCAGATGCATCGCCTGCGTCGTCCCCGGCTTTGTCGGAGGCGCTCCAAGATGCCGAGGACGCTCTGTTTGCTTCGACATTTCTCCGGATCTACCGCCGCTGCATGCTGGGCGACATTTCGGGGGCCGAGGCGCTCGCGGAAGAGGCGGTGGCTCTGTCAGACTCTCAGGCGTGGCGCGaggagtgcatgcatgtcggaggaaagaacgaagagaacggaCTAAAAGAAGGCAATGGACAAAAAGGTGAGAGCCGCGCACGAGAAGCGCCTCTTTCCCCGCGCGCGCTCTCCAGAGCACTGGAAGAGAACAAAAAGTTGGAAGCGATCCAGGAGAGTCGCCGCCGGGCCAGTGAAACTCGAAAGGCCATCATGTGCAGCATCACGGAGGTGACTTTGCATCCTTCTGCCGTCTCCATCTCTTccaaggaggaagaagaagagaagcggaactTGGTCCCGCTTCTTGACTACGAAGCCGCCGTTCGACGCCACATCTGCCGGGGCGCGTGCCTCCTCGGTGGCATGGCACTCGGCTGCGTTTTCgcccgccttcttctcctcgtgtGTCTGAAAGGGTCTTCACTCGACAGCGACCGCTCTCCGGCTGCGGGAGAGGCGGGGGTCTCTCGGTTTCCTTTCCTAGAGTCGGGGACAGTTCGACTCTCGgcagtctctgcagaacctgccttctccctccccgTCGCCTTGACTGCCTACGCGCGCTGGCTCTCGCTCGAAGTCGTTTCCCTCCTCGCTGTGCTGCAGTTTGTGACTGCTGCACTTGTCTTGAggccgcgagaagacgcgggcATCCTCCAGAGGCTGCTGGCGATTGCGTGCTCGTTGTTGGTTTTTCTGGGACTCGCCGAACTCGCCCTCGTCGACTCGGGGATCGCAGGCGTTCCTACGGGGTTCTGGATTGTAGCGAAAGTCCCTGAACTGCTCGCCGTGACTCTCAGCGTCGGCCTCAGG GTCTTTCTGCTCTGCGTTGCCCTGGTTGCCGCCCGCGTCTCGGAACTCCATGAGAGGCAGCTGTTCTTTGGTCGAACTCCCcggctttcttcgtcgctctcgactTTAcccttgccttcttcttcggtccCACCCTCCCCGGCGGTCCTTTGCGCGACCTCGAGAactgccgctgctgctgcgacgatcctcgccctcgccgcAAAGCGACGATCCTCTTGA
- a CDS encoding hypothetical protein (encoded by transcript TGME49_248940) has translation MELNTFRALTKGQAQAECQNCFQTGHWTYQCRNEKVYLTRPSRTQMLRNPKLRAPTFDDDDVPEIPLITDGDFSRDPRLVEQLVAQVKAGLSSSSSSSSSSSSSSSSSSSSSSSSSSSSSSSSSSSSSDSSSSDDSSDDDRKKTRVKKEAGKKKEKKKVKEEGEAPGVKGEASDGGGRWSEDGDEPGKKRDEEASKRNRENKRRSKLGEEGSRGHNRGKRQARRETERDDRDKDERRRAPRRDNSFEEDEQERKRVRQSSPIPRDRRAFQDGRRRKGDVPEDADDESEGAGEQKRETRERRRNSRERRRHSRERRESRERIDSRERRRNSRERRESRERRREYTERRTDSRERRESRERRDFRERRRNSRERKDSRERRESSERRREYAERRRDSGDWGRRDTSDLRREARREPQRHEEEVSRRVKHEEGDSGRSNRRRERYGEDRELKHSRHSPDCRRRRGSTEDGRIEQERSRETREERRGKATETTQEGGRRCPSTDSR, from the exons ATGGAGCTCAACACCTTCAGGGCCCTGACCAAG GGGCAGGCACAAGCCGAGTGCCAGAATTGCTTCCAGACCGGACA CTGGACCTATCAGTGCCGAAATGAAAAGGTATATTTGACGCGCCCATCGCGGACGCAAATGCTCAG AAATCCCAAGCTGCGAGCGCCGACTttcgacgacgacgacgtGCCAGAGATTccgct CATCACGGACGGAGACTTTTCCAGAGACCCTCGGCTTGTTGAGCAGCTGGTTGCTCAAGTGAAGGCGGGCCtgagctcttcttcttcctcgtcttcttcctcatcgtcttcttcatcttcttcatcttcttcctcgtcttcgtcctcttcgtcttcctcttcatcatcatcctcttcttcgtcagacTCCAGTTCGTCTGACGACAGCAGCGATGACGATCGAAAGAAGACTCGCGTGAAGAAGGAGGCtggcaagaagaaggagaagaagaaggtcaAAGAGGAGGGCGAAGCCCCTGGAGTAAAGGGAGAGGCAAGTGACGGAGGAGGACGGTGGAGtgaggacggagacgagcCTGGAAAGAAGCGCGACGAGGAGGCCTCTAAGAGGAACCGGGAaaacaagaggagaagcaaacTGGGAGAGGAAGGTTCCAGAGGCCACAACAGAGGCAAGAGACAGGCAcgaagggagacggagagagacgacagagacaaggacgagagaaggcgagcgcCTCGGAGGGATAATTCTTTCGAGGAGGACGAGCAAGAGCGCAAACGTGTGCGGCAGAGCTCACCGATTCCCAGAGACCGCAGAGCTTTCCAAGATGGTCGACGCAGAAAAGGGGACGTTCCCGAAGACGCCGATGACGAGAGCGAGGGGGCAGGAgaacagaaacgcgagaccagagagagacggagaaactccagagagagaaggagacactccagagagagaagagaatcgagggagagaatagactccagagagagacggagaaactccagagagagaagagaatcgagggagaggaggagggagTATACGGAGAGGAGGACagactccagagagagaagagaatcgagggagagaagagatttcagagagagaaggagaaactccagagagagaaaagactccagagagagaagagagtcgagcgagaggaggagggagtatgcggagaggaggagagactctGGAGACTGGGGAAGGCGAGATACTTCAGAtttgaggagagaggcgagacgagaaccgcagagacacgaagaggaAGTGTCTCGTCGCGTGAAACACGAAGAGGGCGACTCTGGACGATCCAACCGTCGACGAGAGCGAtacggagaagacagagaactcAAGCATTCCCGGCACTCTCCAGACTGCAGACGGCGTCGAGGATCGACAGAAGATGGTCGCAtagaacaggagagaagtcgcgagacaagagaagagcgaagaggaaaagcgacggagacaaccCAAGAGGGAGGACGCCGCTGTCCGAGCACAGACAGCCGATGA
- a CDS encoding carrier superfamily protein (encoded by transcript TGME49_248950), whose product MLSALKAGRRRPKTVPREHPKALSGPPKKVEFQRQDHINEGCACLRLSLSTSPLVSSLSLFPAMTAAASASSSTSASKEDLTPVERMISGMASGILTKTACAPMDRLRLLFQVQGMMSHQQERLKAAPHSPLSTALEASQTSSSPSSPPSSRPAVCSPSPPPRSVESPSSLSAPQPAVSAASARVHSAQFPTPLALSQQAASSPKKYSGVLASLRLVIQEEGVPGLWRGNAANACRAAAAYAVKFPANDWARGLLEKMPTTSSRRFDTGKHSRPSVPTADANATSTSNQSAEDEQRRGERQVYRQLETKDAVSEANSEKKMGVAGLMVAGSIAGALQKALCYPLDLVSVRIAMGINTAALAGYKAESARKLSPGAQAQGPVSSSGSPASSSSPAGSSLQSASVPPQKQEARLYSGIGQCVRRIYTTEGLAGFYKGFAVSLWSGVPYVMLQMTFYELWKREIQKAATPSLQSGRAAPAQPAALASSQAPYFNTMLTSSVSGSLASFCAQLIVFPFDTARKRLMTDGIDGRSKLYGSCRACLMSIYRREGFAALFAGLWPATLRCLPAGALQFTSYECFKFFFQMQHDRRKTTP is encoded by the exons ATGCTGTCGGCACTGAaggcagggagaagaaggcccaAGACGGTTCCGAGAGAGCATCCGAAAGCACTCAGTGGACCACCGAAAAAAGTGGAGTTTCAGAGACAGGACCATATCAACGAAGGCTGCGCatgcctgcgtctctctctgtcgacatCTCCCCTTGTcagttccctctctctgtttcctgccaTGACTGCTGCGGCTTCGGCCTCGTCGTCCACGTCCGCGTCGAAGGAGGACTTGACTCCTGTCGAGCGGATGATCAGCGGAATGGCGAGCGGCATTTTGACGAAGACTGCTTGCGCTCCGATGGatcgccttcgtctgcttttccaGGTTCAAGGCATGATGTCCCACCAGcaggagagactgaaggCCGCGCCTCACTCCCCGCTCTCCACGGCTCTCGAAGCCTCCCAaacttcgtcttcgccttcgtctccaccttcttctcgccccgctgtctgttctccgtctcctccgccCCGGTCTGTCgagtctccgtcttctctctcagctcCTCAAccggctgtctccgcagcttCTGCACGAGTGCACTCTGCGCAGTTTCCGACGCCTCTGGCGCTCTCGCAACAAGCTGCGAGCTCTCCCAAGAAGTACTCGGGagtcctcgcgtctctgcgtcttgtcATCCAAGAGGAAGGCGTTCCGGGGCTCTGGAGAGGCAACGccgcaaacgcatgcagagccgcGGCGGCCTACGCAGTCAAGTTTCCCGCGAACGACTGGGCGCGGGGGCTCCTCGAGAAGATGCCGACTACTTCGAGTCGACGCTTTGACACAGGAAAGCACAGCCGTCCCAGTGTACCTACAGCGGACGCAAACGCGACCTCCACCTCCAACCAGAGTGCCGAAGACGAGCAGAGGCGCGGCGAGCGCCAGGTGTATCGACAGCTCGAGACGAAAGACGCCGTCTCGGAGgcgaacagcgagaagaaaatggGAGTCGCAGGTTTGATGGTCGCGGGCTCGATTGCGGGCGCCCTACAAAAGGCCCTCTGCTACCCTCTCGATCTCGTCTCTGTACGAATCGCCATGGGCATCAATACGGCCGCTCTAGCGGGATACAAAGCTGAATCAGCAAGAAAACTGTCTCCAGGTGCACAAGCTCAAggtcctgtctcttcctctgggtctcctgcctcgtcttcgtctccggcaggttcttctctccagtcaGCGTCCGTTCCGCCACAGAAACAGGAGGCGCGGctctactcaggcataggACAGTGTGTGAGGCGAATATACACCACAGAGGGTCTCGCAGGCTTCTACAAGGGCTttgccgtctctctgtggtcGGGAGTGCCTTACGTCATGCTGCAGATGACTTTTTATGAACTCTGGAAGAG AGAAATCCAAAAAGCCGCGACGCCCTCTCTGCAGTCTGGGCGCGCGGCACCTGCCCAGCCAgctgctctcgcctcctctcaaGCGCCATACTTCAACACGATGCTCACCAGCAGTGTCTCCG GCAGTCTCGCCAGCTTCTGTGCGCAGCTGATCGTTTTCCCCTTTGACACAGCGCGCAAGCGACTCATGACTGACGGCATCGACGGGCGAAGCAAACTGTACGG GTCTTGTCGGGCGTGTTTAATGTCGATTTACCGGCGAGAAGGCTTCGCCGCACTGTTTGCGGGCCTCTGGCCGGCGACGCTTCGGTGTTTGCCGGCAGGCGCTCTCCAGTTCACTTCTTACGAGTGCTTcaagtttttttttcagatgcAGCAcgacagacgaaaaacgacTCCGTAG